The proteins below are encoded in one region of Aquisphaera giovannonii:
- a CDS encoding ISAzo13 family transposase: MQDATRIERIRAKFCALDAVLDERSRRQWAAAEAREYGYGGVTALSLATGLARNTIAAGMRELEYRELHPDEPVSTRLRHSGAGRKRRTEADPDLAAALEALLEPLTRGDPMSPLRWTCKSTRRLAAELSGQGHRVGYRTVAWLLHEAGYSLQANRKTREGNQHPDRNAQFEFINAQAARFQKRRQPVISVDTKKKELIGDFKNGGREWRPEGRPEPVRVHDFRDKELGKAIPYGVYDVTNNQGWVSVGIDHDTAYFAAASIGRWWREMGAPRFPRATELFITADGGGSNGYRTRLWKVALQGLADQIGLKLTVSHFPPGTSKWNKVEHRLFSFITQNWRGKPLVSVQVIVNLIAATRTKKGLVVRAALDEGKYETGIIVTDEQMAGLQLKPASFHGEWNYTIKPRSRT, from the coding sequence GTGCAGGATGCCACTCGCATTGAACGGATTCGGGCGAAGTTCTGCGCCCTGGACGCAGTCCTGGATGAGAGGTCCAGGCGGCAGTGGGCGGCCGCGGAGGCGCGCGAATACGGGTACGGCGGTGTGACTGCCCTATCCCTCGCCACGGGGTTGGCTCGCAACACGATCGCGGCCGGAATGCGGGAGCTCGAGTATCGCGAACTCCACCCCGACGAACCGGTCTCGACCCGGCTGCGACACAGCGGCGCGGGGCGGAAGCGCCGGACCGAGGCCGATCCCGACCTGGCCGCGGCGCTGGAGGCGCTGCTGGAGCCGCTGACGCGGGGCGACCCGATGTCGCCGTTGCGCTGGACGTGCAAGAGCACGCGACGGTTGGCGGCAGAGTTGAGCGGGCAGGGGCATCGGGTCGGCTACCGCACGGTGGCGTGGCTGCTCCACGAGGCCGGCTACAGCCTGCAGGCCAACCGCAAGACCCGCGAGGGGAACCAGCACCCCGACCGGAACGCCCAGTTCGAGTTCATCAACGCACAGGCGGCGCGGTTCCAGAAGCGGCGCCAGCCGGTGATCTCGGTGGACACGAAGAAGAAGGAGTTGATCGGGGATTTCAAGAACGGCGGCCGCGAGTGGCGCCCCGAGGGGCGGCCGGAGCCGGTGCGCGTCCACGACTTCCGGGACAAGGAGCTGGGCAAGGCGATCCCCTACGGCGTGTACGACGTGACCAACAACCAGGGCTGGGTCAGCGTGGGGATCGATCATGACACCGCCTACTTCGCGGCCGCGAGCATCGGCCGATGGTGGCGAGAGATGGGGGCCCCCCGCTTCCCCCGCGCGACCGAGTTGTTCATCACCGCGGACGGCGGGGGCAGCAACGGTTACCGCACCCGGTTGTGGAAGGTGGCGTTGCAGGGCCTGGCCGATCAGATCGGCCTGAAGCTAACGGTGAGCCACTTCCCGCCGGGCACGAGCAAGTGGAACAAGGTGGAGCACCGGCTGTTCAGCTTCATCACACAGAACTGGCGAGGCAAGCCGCTGGTGAGCGTCCAGGTCATCGTCAACTTGATCGCCGCCACGCGAACCAAGAAGGGCCTGGTTGTGAGAGCCGCGCTCGATGAAGGCAAGTACGAGACGGGCATCATTGTGACCGACGAGCAAATGGCCGGGCTCCAGTTGAAGCCCGCTAGCTTCCACGGCGAATGGAATTACACCATCAAGCCGCGCTCGAGAACTTGA